Proteins found in one Gottschalkia purinilytica genomic segment:
- a CDS encoding PAS domain-containing protein: MTNYEFMTKEQLISELNKKNSILDKEDTVLDHISEDLKKTILESPVIISQCNIDLNYTWVYSPNLDITFKEVIGKKADDILVSSGTYDLMKLKLRVIETATPIKRKIKFKTKYNELTYVIHAFPIRDENGLVIGIVTVAVNISHSLLSTKGSTEYEHDSLTTSIIESTNDGIIVLDNCDNIIHINNRFFDMFNIKRNLSIENDNLKLANIIEKYIDTSFSSPLELLYGPKDLSRSNSTSIDYVSLKDGRVYERTCYFLKDDRNVKGKICSFRDISKVSELKKELYKKETLYKNLFEFLPECIFIFKNNHDHPSNGWFAQPYKGILLAVS, translated from the coding sequence TTGACAAATTACGAATTTATGACTAAAGAGCAGTTAATAAGTGAACTGAACAAAAAAAATTCAATATTGGATAAAGAAGATACGGTCTTAGATCATATAAGTGAAGATCTAAAAAAAACTATACTAGAATCTCCTGTTATTATTTCTCAATGTAACATTGATTTGAACTATACTTGGGTATATAGCCCTAATCTTGATATTACATTCAAAGAAGTTATTGGGAAAAAAGCTGATGATATTTTAGTTTCATCAGGTACATATGATTTAATGAAGTTAAAGCTTAGAGTTATTGAAACAGCAACACCTATTAAAAGAAAAATAAAATTTAAAACTAAATATAACGAGCTAACTTATGTTATACATGCATTTCCAATTAGAGATGAAAATGGTCTAGTAATAGGTATTGTCACAGTTGCAGTCAACATATCACATTCACTTCTTTCAACAAAAGGTTCAACTGAATACGAACACGATAGTCTCACTACATCTATTATAGAATCTACTAATGATGGAATAATAGTACTTGATAACTGTGATAATATTATACATATAAACAACAGATTCTTTGATATGTTTAATATTAAAAGAAACTTAAGTATAGAAAATGATAATTTAAAGTTAGCTAACATTATAGAAAAATATATAGACACTAGCTTTTCTTCTCCTTTAGAATTATTATATGGGCCCAAAGATTTATCTCGAAGTAATTCTACTTCTATAGACTATGTTTCATTAAAAGATGGTAGAGTTTATGAACGTACATGTTATTTTCTTAAGGATGATAGAAATGTTAAAGGAAAAATATGTAGTTTTAGAGATATTTCTAAGGTATCTGAACTAAAAAAAGAATTATATAAAAAAGAAACACTATATAAAAACTTATTTGAATTTTTACCAGAATGTATTTTTATATTTAAAAATAATCATGACCACCCGTCAAACGGGTGGTTTGCTCAGCCCTATAAGGGCATATTACTTGCTGTGTCTTAA
- a CDS encoding helix-turn-helix domain-containing protein, whose product MLKAYKYRIYPSKEQREYLAKTFGCTRFI is encoded by the coding sequence ATGTTAAAAGCATATAAATATAGAATTTATCCAAGTAAAGAACAACGAGAATATTTAGCTAAGACATTTGGCTGTACTAGATTTATATAA
- a CDS encoding TrkA C-terminal domain-containing protein codes for MVIELSKYEKIALDIAYSIYNEELKEGEKVKGRSTLSGKYNVSPETIRRAIKLLSDMGVVEVSEKSGIYIKSKDKAGEYIKKYQSKNNVMTLKKNIEDLIKEKQDIDKKIMDNLNLLIEYSIHLKSIGSICPFQIELKAGSHLIGKSISEVQFWQQTGATIIGVHRGEEVMLSPGPDVKFEEGDSVLFIGNNKDIVNKVNEYVG; via the coding sequence ATGGTTATAGAGCTTTCTAAATATGAAAAAATAGCTCTGGATATAGCTTATAGTATATATAATGAAGAGCTTAAAGAAGGAGAAAAGGTAAAAGGAAGATCTACTCTTTCTGGTAAATATAATGTATCCCCTGAAACTATAAGAAGAGCTATTAAACTTTTAAGTGATATGGGAGTAGTGGAAGTAAGTGAAAAAAGCGGGATATATATAAAATCAAAAGATAAGGCTGGAGAATATATAAAAAAGTATCAATCTAAAAATAATGTAATGACATTGAAAAAGAATATAGAAGATTTAATAAAAGAAAAGCAGGATATAGACAAGAAAATTATGGATAACTTAAATTTACTTATAGAATATTCAATTCACTTGAAAAGCATAGGATCTATTTGCCCATTTCAAATAGAATTAAAGGCTGGAAGTCATTTGATAGGTAAATCAATAAGTGAAGTTCAATTTTGGCAACAAACAGGGGCAACTATCATAGGTGTTCATAGAGGCGAGGAAGTAATGTTATCCCCTGGTCCAGATGTAAAGTTTGAGGAAGGGGACAGTGTTCTCTTTATAGGAAACAATAAAGATATAGTGAATAAAGTTAATGAATATGTAGGATAA
- a CDS encoding ABC transporter permease: MNILRFFIERWDKILNLTMEHLLIVLIAMSISIILGLFIGILITYNEKFASIVLSIAGIFMTIPSLALFAIMIPILGIGKVSAIVALILYTQLPIIRNVYIGVKNIDPNIIESARGMGLSRKKILYKVKLPLAFPVIMVGVRTAVVMGVGIGAIAAYIGAGGLGDYIFQGISRSNDKMVIIGAIIISILSIILDKSLKHVQEKYEL; encoded by the coding sequence ATGAACATATTACGCTTTTTCATAGAAAGATGGGATAAAATTTTAAATTTAACAATGGAACATCTACTTATTGTACTAATTGCCATGTCGATTTCTATTATACTCGGATTGTTCATTGGTATACTTATAACTTATAACGAAAAGTTTGCAAGTATAGTACTCAGTATAGCAGGTATATTTATGACGATACCAAGTTTAGCTCTTTTTGCTATCATGATACCTATATTAGGTATTGGTAAAGTATCTGCTATTGTAGCACTAATACTATATACACAACTTCCAATTATAAGGAATGTTTATATAGGAGTTAAAAATATAGATCCAAATATAATAGAATCTGCTAGAGGAATGGGCCTTTCGAGAAAAAAGATACTTTATAAGGTAAAGTTGCCTTTAGCATTTCCTGTAATTATGGTAGGTGTAAGAACAGCAGTTGTAATGGGTGTAGGAATAGGAGCAATAGCAGCATATATAGGGGCAGGTGGACTTGGAGACTATATCTTCCAAGGGATTAGTCGTAGTAATGACAAAATGGTTATTATAGGAGCAATTATAATTTCAATACTTTCTATTATATTGGATAAATCACTAAAACATGTTCAAGAGAAGTATGAGTTATAG
- a CDS encoding ABC transporter ATP-binding protein (Members of the family are the ATP-binding subunit of ABC transporters for substrates such as betaine, L-proline or other amino acids, choline, carnitine, etc. The substrate specificity is best determined from the substrate-binding subunit, rather than this subunit, as it interacts with the permease subunit and not with substrate directly.): MIKFEKVTKLYPNSKIASVKDLDLDIEKGEICVIVGTSGSGKTTTMKMINRLIEPTSGKIYVNGEDISKINPIKLRLNIGYVIQGTGLFPHMTIEENIAVVPNEKGWDKERINKRIDELLELVELDPKIYRKKYPKHLSGGQRQRVGVARALAADPPIMLMDEPFGALDPITRRKIQDEFLHIQEKICKTIVFVTHDIDEAIKMGDKIAVMKGGRLVQFGTPEEILSNPADEFVESLIGTNSTLKMMNLIRCREIMREVPVVIFDEDAEVVLRKTENKNSKSIAVVDDKEKLIGYVKRSKIVNHKGSIRKMVKSINGHVKENTTLNDTLSEMFSIGSKEIFVTDKNDHVKGVINMDDLLKAVSDDE; encoded by the coding sequence ATGATTAAATTTGAAAAAGTAACAAAGTTATATCCAAATTCTAAAATTGCATCTGTTAAAGATTTGGATTTAGATATAGAAAAAGGAGAAATATGTGTAATAGTAGGTACATCAGGCTCTGGAAAGACAACAACCATGAAAATGATAAATCGTCTTATAGAGCCTACTTCTGGAAAAATATATGTTAATGGGGAAGACATAAGTAAAATAAACCCCATAAAGCTAAGATTAAATATTGGATATGTAATTCAAGGAACAGGATTATTTCCACATATGACAATAGAAGAAAATATAGCGGTTGTTCCAAATGAAAAAGGATGGGACAAAGAGAGAATCAATAAGAGAATAGATGAATTATTGGAATTAGTGGAATTAGATCCTAAAATATATAGAAAAAAATATCCTAAGCATCTAAGTGGAGGACAACGTCAACGTGTTGGTGTAGCAAGAGCTTTAGCAGCAGATCCACCTATTATGCTTATGGATGAACCTTTTGGGGCATTAGATCCTATTACACGTAGAAAAATACAAGATGAGTTCCTTCATATACAAGAAAAGATATGTAAAACTATCGTATTTGTAACTCATGATATTGACGAAGCAATAAAAATGGGGGACAAAATAGCAGTTATGAAAGGTGGAAGACTTGTACAGTTTGGAACTCCTGAGGAAATACTAAGTAATCCAGCTGATGAATTTGTTGAAAGTCTCATAGGTACTAATAGTACATTAAAAATGATGAATTTAATTCGATGCAGAGAGATAATGAGAGAGGTCCCAGTAGTAATATTTGATGAAGATGCAGAAGTTGTTTTAAGGAAAACAGAAAATAAAAATTCAAAGTCTATTGCAGTAGTTGACGATAAAGAAAAACTAATAGGATATGTAAAACGTAGTAAGATTGTTAATCATAAAGGGTCTATAAGAAAAATGGTAAAATCCATAAATGGACATGTAAAAGAAAATACAACACTTAATGATACTCTTTCTGAGATGTTTAGTATAGGATCTAAAGAAATATTTGTAACAGATAAGAATGATCA